The Acholeplasma laidlawii PG-8A DNA window TCATTTTCTAGTACATATTTATAATTTGATTTATATTGAATCACTTGTTTGAATTCAAATGGTAGGTTTGTCTTTTTATTGAGAAAATCTATAAGTTTTTCTCTGTCGTCAAATACCATTTCTGCTTCTTTTGTATATCTATAAAAGTTTGCAAATTCACGTACTTCAGCTACAATCTGTGAAAGTGGTTTTGCAAGTTTTGTTACAATCTCTATCATTAAGAGCGCGGATAAGGTAGAGTCTTTACCCTTAACATAATCTCTAATGGTAAGACCTCCTGAGGATTCACCACCAATTAAAGCATCATGCTGCATCATTCCAGCTGATATATTTTTAAATCCTACATCGACGGTATGCGCTTTAAATTTTAGCTTTTTTGCAAGTGCATCAATAAGGTTAGAGGTTGCAATATTTTTTACAATATCACCAGACAAGTGTCTGTGTTTTACTAGATAATAATAAATAACTGCAAGTATTTCATTATTATCTACAAAGTTACCGTGCTCATCGATCATACCCAGTCTATCTGCATCTGAATCCAGACCCATAATAAGCTCATAACCTTTTTCCTTTTGAAGTTCCCGGTTTACGCCAATAACTTCTTCTAAAGGGTTTGGCAGGATATAGTTAAAGTTAGGCGTTTGATCCCCTCTTAAAAACTCTAAGTTTACTAAATTATAGTAACGTTTAAAATAAGGAATTGTCTTTACACCTGTACCATGTATAAAGTCTACTAATATCTTATTTTCAGCATTTGGTTTAATATCAATGAATTTTTTGACAAAGTTAAAGTAAGGTGATAAAAAATCAATTTTAACAACTTCTTTTATATCACGCTTATTTAATGAACCCGGTTCATTAATTAACTTTTCCAAATGGTTTGTTGCTTCTTCACTGGCATCTACTCCATGTTCAAAAAGTTTAACACCATTATAATTATATGGATTATGAGATGCAGTGATCATCATGCCAATTGAAATATTTAAGTAACGTGCCATATACATCGCAACCGGTGTTGGTGTAGCATCATCACTTAAATACACTTTAATACCGGCAGCAGATAATACTTCAGCAATTAAATTAGCTGTCTCTTCTGAATAGGCTCTAAAGTCATAAGATAAAGACACTTCTTTCTTATATTGTTTTTCTTTAATGTATTTATAGATACCTGTTGCGATTTTAACAATATTTTCCGGAATGAAATCTTTTCCGATAATTCCCCTAAATCCACCGGTAGTAAATCTAATCATTTTCAATTCACCTTGTGTGTTAAATTTATAAATAAATCATCATATGTGATATTTGTTCCCTCAAAAATCACATTGATGGCTCTAGTGCCTTCCACTAGATTAATTACGGATGTAAAGTTTGTAAATGTATTCGCGTTTAAGTTTGATACAATAATATCTTCACCACTTATCACATTTAAATCTTTATCTAAATACTCAATACGTACAACTGCGTTATTTGAAGCTTTGGCTTTGAGTTTAAGTGTGAGTTCAAAGGCATCATTTAACCCTGTAATAAGGGACTCAGCACTGCCAAGTAAACCAGTTTTTAATTCACCATTTGAAATCACTGCATCCCCTGTTAACATATAACCTGTTTCATAATCTAGATCACCGTGTGGTAAAAGGTTAGAAACTGGTTTTTTTATTGGCGCTGTTGGGTAAAATGCTGTTGGAGAGGATGCCCCAGTTGGACCAACAACATACGGATGATCCGGGAATGACTCATATTTGAAATATTCAACTTCTAAATAATCTGTTTCAAAGTTTGGATCTCCTGCCCAGTTATTTGGAAACCATACACCAATCCAGTATCTTGCAGACATCGTTGGAACTTTAGTATGTTCTGTATATGCAAGTTTGCCATCGATAAAGTATTTAATATGAGGCGTCGGTAGTGTATGCCATTCAAAACGGTATATATGCCAGTTTCCATCATTATGGAAACTATCCATTTGATGGGTGTGGTTGTTATAGTTTGTTTCGGTTAACCAGTTGGTTAACCAAACTGTACTAAAATCATTGCCTACGTTAAACTCAAAATCAATTTCACTATTAATACCATCTAAGTAGTTAAATGTCCAAAATGCTGTTGTTGCCCCAAAACGTGGCATGATTTTAGCTTTTACTTCAAAAGATCCTGGGCCAAATGCTTCTTTAGTATAGATAGCTCCCCCAGTGCGTTTTCCATTATTTTGTTCAACACCTTTTAATGGACCTTCATAGTAATCACCATTGGCTTGAATGAGTAAATTACCTTCTTCTGTGTAGTGTACGTTTTGGAAGATTACACCACCATGATGTGTACCTCCCCAACGTTGATTTGCAACAGCCCAAACATTGGAGTCAATACCATTTTTAAAATCTATGTTTAAACGTTGCACATCATCACCTTCTTCTACGATTTCGGGCCTGGGTTTTTTAGTTAGGTTAAAGAATAAATCATCGAAGTAAATACCAGAATCTCCTCCAATTAAAGACACTTCAACACGTTTAGTTCCAAGAGGTACATTAAAGGTAAATTCTTTACCATAGAATGTATCTGCTATAAAATCTTCATCGCTTGAGTTAAACTCAATCATATACTGATCAATTTTTTGTGTCTCTGCTGGGTAGAACTCTAATAAGACATATCCACTACCATTTAAAGGTAGTTTTGCATGTGCACTAAATGTCATTTCAAATGTTTCATCTAATCCTGTGACAAATTGATATGCAATATCATTTTGTGGAACAAAGATTCCTCTTGATCCGTTTAAGCCTTCACCTTCTAGTAGTTCCACACCACTAGTTACAGGATAACGCCAAGCTGGAGCATCTGTTTCAAAACCTGCATTTGAAATGAGGTTTGCTATTGGATGTTCAATCGCCTCTGATGGATAAAAGTTTGAAGGACTTTGATTATTTGCTGGCGTTGGTGTATATGGTTGTTCTTTAAATGGTGTATATTTGAACCAGTCTACATAGGTATAGTCTGTTTCAAAATCAGGTACACCTGCCCATGCATCTGGAAACCAGTTACCAATATTAAATTCTCCTGCATGATCTGGTACATAAGAAGATTGTGATGAAACTAATACATCATCAATATAATAATCAATACGTTTTGGATCTGTAAACCAGTCAAAACGGTATGTACGCCACTCAAAATCATTTTGTGCAAAATCTAAGGTATTAGACACTGTACTATATTCTGTTAAACTAATCCAGTTTGTAGTCCATACTTTTCTAAAGTCATTTTCGACGTTACTTTCGATATCTATTTCATGGTTCATACCATTATCATAATAGTAAGTCCACATAGCAGTAGTTGAACCAAAACGTGGCATAATACGCATACGTACTTCAAATCTACCAGGACCTAGTGCTTCTCTTGTTGTAATCATTGCACCTGTACGTCTGCCATGATTATTTCCAATACCACGAAGTGGACCATCATACAAGTCACCATTGGTTTGAAGAACTACAATACCGTCATTTGTGTAATGGACGTTTTCATAGATGACACCACCATTACCTACACCCCACTTACTATTACCAATAACCCACATATTCGGGTCAATTCCGTTATCAAAATCATCAAATACAATATTCTCTAAATCTAGATATTTATCTGGATCAAATTTTGGTTCTTCTTTTTCTACACAACTTACCAATAGGATAGAAAGTAGAAAAATCATGATTAAGCTTATTTTCTTCATATATTTGTCCTTTTTACTTTTTAGCAACGACACCAAATGCATTGGTTACACCCACATGGATGGCACCATAAATAATGTTTTCATCACCTAGGGTCGTAAACTTAATACTAATGTCTTTAATCTTTGGATCAAGTCCTTCTAAGACCCAATCGAGATATTGTTGACCTAGTGCTTTAATTCGGCCCCCAACAAAGAATTGTCTGTAGTTAAATATATAACTTAAGTTAGAGATTAACTCTCCTAACTTATGTGCAGTATATTTAACAACCTCTAATACTAATGCATCCTTTTCATAGAATGCTTTTACTACATCCCTATATCTAAACTTTTCACCAATCATTGTTGATTTCCCCATAAATTGTTGATAAGTTATTTGTTTTTTTATAGAGTTAATCGAACATATAAGGTCATACACTAAGTTATTACCAAATTGATCATATGTAGAGATAAGTCCAAACTCTGCTGCATATCCATGATCACCTTCAATAATCTTATTTTCATTAAGAATCGCACCACCCATACCAGAGTCCACATATATAAGTATTCCATTTTCAGTGATACGCTCTATTTTTCCATAATGCTGCTCACCAATAATTGCTAAGTTAATGTCATTTTTTAAAATGACATTAAGATGAAGTTTTTCTTCAAAGAATGCTCTAACTGAGACATCTTTAATTAAATTAAACTTCACTGAATTTTCAATTTCATCAGTAAACTTATTAATCTGACCAGGTGCAGATACGATAATTGAGATGATACTTAGAAAATCCTTTTCAAATTGTTTTTTCTTATTTAAGATAATTGTGCATATTTCATTTAAATCATCTAAGTTTAAAAATTCTCTGTCTTCTATAATCGTTTCATCAAAGATTTCTCCATTTAAATAAGAAAAGACAATTTTAATATAAGTAGATCCAAATTCAACAACACCTAAAATACCTGCTTCTTGTTTGATTGCATAAAGGGTGCGCTTATATTTTTCATTTTCATTATCGCTGTCTGCTAGATTTTCTACCAGATTCATACCTTCCATTTCAGAAAGTATCTTGAACACAGCTGTTTTAGATAATTTAAGGGCTTTTGCAATATGTGTTGCAGATAATTTTTTTGTGTATAAGAGTCTTAAGATAGACTCGATATTATTTTCCCTAATACCAGTATTTTTTACACCTTGTGCTGTCATTTTTTAAATCTCCTTTATTCCTAATTTATTAACATACTGATTAGGCAAACCACTTGCATAAGTGATTTGCCCAACCAATATTCATTTATATATCTGTTATGCTTGTTTTAATACAGGGGTGCTACCATCAATGATTGTCCATACATCACTACTAAAGTTTACATAAGTTGCTGCTGCAACAAAGCTTTCAGCACTAATGATATACGTACCATCATCTGCTACACCACCAAATGATACTAAGTTTGGAGTACCTACTGTGTCAACATTTGCAAACACATTTTCTAAAGTACCAAAGTTAGTAACTACTAGACCAACCGCTGTTGGGCCATTATCAGATACTGCTTTACCTAATACGATAATATTTTTAAGTAGTCCGTGGTTATGTTCTACAATTGCACCACCGTTTGCACCCCAAACATAAACTTCAATGTCTACAACAACATCTTGAATTGTTCCTGAGTTATTTGCAGCGAGTGCACCAGACCATGCGTTTGCTTCAAGAAAGCCTTCAAAGTGTGTGTTTTTAACAACACCAGTTTCTCCGATATAACCAAAGAAACCTTTATTCCATCCACCACCTGGCATATTGATACCTGAGATTTTATAACCTTGACCATCAAATACACCTGTAAATGGAATACCTACGATTGCTTCATCTTCATTAGGTGCAATACCAACTGCAGTCCAGTCCGTTGTTAAGACAATATCATTTTTAAGTTTATATGTTTTTGATAAAGCTTCTGGGTCAGTTTGACCAGCCAGTAGACTTAATAATTCTGCTTCTGTTTCAATATAAACTACTACTTCAGGTAATACGGTATCCTCATTAATTAATTGAGGTACTTGACCATCTACAATTAACCAAGTTGCACTATCAAAGTTTACATAAGTTGCTGCTGCAACAAAACTTTCAGCACTAATAATGTGTGTACCATCATCTGCTACGCCACCATTAGATACTAAGTTTGGTGTACCTACTGTATCAACATTTGCATATACATCTTCTAGTGTACCGAAGTTAGTAACAACTAGTCCAACTGCTGTAGGACCACTATCTGATACAGCTTTACCTAATACGATAATATTTTTAAGTAAACCATGGTTATGTTCTACAATCGCACCACCATTATTACCCCAGACATATACTTCAATGTCTACAACAACATCCATAATAGTACCTGAATTATTTGCAGCGAGTGCACCTGACCATGCGTTTGCTTCAATATTACCTTCAAAGTGTGTATTTTTAACAACACCAGTTGTTCCAATGTAACCAAAGAAACCTTTATTCCATCCACCACCTGGCATACTAATACCTGAGATTTTATAGCCTTGACCATCAAATACACCTGTAAATGGAACGCCTACAACACCTTCATCTTCATTTGGTGCAATACCAATTGCTGTCCAATTAGAAGTTAAGACAATATCATTTAATAATACAAATGTTTTACTTAAATTGTCTGGGTTTGTTTGTCCAGCAAGTAAGTTTAATAATTGTGTTTCTGTTTCAATATATACTGTATCATCTACAATTTCAGGATTATATACACCTGTAAATGTTTTTTCAGCACTAATTTCAGTACCATCAATTGTCACTACTACTGTAAATTGGAAGTTTGCAGAAATTAAAGCTGTATCAAATGTTACTAAACCTGATTCGCTTACTGATACGCCTGCCACTGCTTCTTTAAGTGCATAAATAATAACTTCACTACCTTCTGGGTTAATGACTTCTGCATTTATTTGTAGTTCACTTGATACTTCAACATCATGATTTAACTCAGTATTTTTAATTGTAATACCTAATTCAGGAACGATCACTGGTGGAACGAATCCTTCATGTTTTAATAATGGATATGTTCCATTTTCAATATACCAAACATCTGCATCAAATGAAGCCCAAGTTGAAGATGTTTTCATATCTACTGTAGGTAACATATACATTGGGTTTGTTGATGGACTAAA harbors:
- a CDS encoding glycoside hydrolase family 16 protein → MKKISLIMIFLLSILLVSCVEKEEPKFDPDKYLDLENIVFDDFDNGIDPNMWVIGNSKWGVGNGGVIYENVHYTNDGIVVLQTNGDLYDGPLRGIGNNHGRRTGAMITTREALGPGRFEVRMRIMPRFGSTTAMWTYYYDNGMNHEIDIESNVENDFRKVWTTNWISLTEYSTVSNTLDFAQNDFEWRTYRFDWFTDPKRIDYYIDDVLVSSQSSYVPDHAGEFNIGNWFPDAWAGVPDFETDYTYVDWFKYTPFKEQPYTPTPANNQSPSNFYPSEAIEHPIANLISNAGFETDAPAWRYPVTSGVELLEGEGLNGSRGIFVPQNDIAYQFVTGLDETFEMTFSAHAKLPLNGSGYVLLEFYPAETQKIDQYMIEFNSSDEDFIADTFYGKEFTFNVPLGTKRVEVSLIGGDSGIYFDDLFFNLTKKPRPEIVEEGDDVQRLNIDFKNGIDSNVWAVANQRWGGTHHGGVIFQNVHYTEEGNLLIQANGDYYEGPLKGVEQNNGKRTGGAIYTKEAFGPGSFEVKAKIMPRFGATTAFWTFNYLDGINSEIDFEFNVGNDFSTVWLTNWLTETNYNNHTHQMDSFHNDGNWHIYRFEWHTLPTPHIKYFIDGKLAYTEHTKVPTMSARYWIGVWFPNNWAGDPNFETDYLEVEYFKYESFPDHPYVVGPTGASSPTAFYPTAPIKKPVSNLLPHGDLDYETGYMLTGDAVISNGELKTGLLGSAESLITGLNDAFELTLKLKAKASNNAVVRIEYLDKDLNVISGEDIIVSNLNANTFTNFTSVINLVEGTRAINVIFEGTNITYDDLFINLTHKVN
- a CDS encoding phosphoglucomutase/phosphomannomutase family protein produces the protein MIRFTTGGFRGIIGKDFIPENIVKIATGIYKYIKEKQYKKEVSLSYDFRAYSEETANLIAEVLSAAGIKVYLSDDATPTPVAMYMARYLNISIGMMITASHNPYNYNGVKLFEHGVDASEEATNHLEKLINEPGSLNKRDIKEVVKIDFLSPYFNFVKKFIDIKPNAENKILVDFIHGTGVKTIPYFKRYYNLVNLEFLRGDQTPNFNYILPNPLEEVIGVNRELQKEKGYELIMGLDSDADRLGMIDEHGNFVDNNEILAVIYYYLVKHRHLSGDIVKNIATSNLIDALAKKLKFKAHTVDVGFKNISAGMMQHDALIGGESSGGLTIRDYVKGKDSTLSALLMIEIVTKLAKPLSQIVAEVREFANFYRYTKEAEMVFDDREKLIDFLNKKTNLPFEFKQVIQYKSNYKYVLENDEWILLRFSGTEPLLRIFVETNDVSKSESIIESLKNILKGI
- a CDS encoding ROK family transcriptional regulator; amino-acid sequence: MTAQGVKNTGIRENNIESILRLLYTKKLSATHIAKALKLSKTAVFKILSEMEGMNLVENLADSDNENEKYKRTLYAIKQEAGILGVVEFGSTYIKIVFSYLNGEIFDETIIEDREFLNLDDLNEICTIILNKKKQFEKDFLSIISIIVSAPGQINKFTDEIENSVKFNLIKDVSVRAFFEEKLHLNVILKNDINLAIIGEQHYGKIERITENGILIYVDSGMGGAILNENKIIEGDHGYAAEFGLISTYDQFGNNLVYDLICSINSIKKQITYQQFMGKSTMIGEKFRYRDVVKAFYEKDALVLEVVKYTAHKLGELISNLSYIFNYRQFFVGGRIKALGQQYLDWVLEGLDPKIKDISIKFTTLGDENIIYGAIHVGVTNAFGVVAKK